Proteins from one Streptomyces genisteinicus genomic window:
- a CDS encoding TldD/PmbA family protein produces MSARTTKPHEIVERALALSTADGCVVIADEQSSANLRWAGNALTTNGVTRGRTLTVVATVDGAEGTASGVVSRSAVTADELEAVVRAAEDAARGAGPAEDAQPLVSGVPASPDFTDAPAETSSAVFTDFAPALGEAFARARSGGRELYGFANHELTSTYIGTSTGLRLRHDQPTGTLELNAKSPDRSRSAWAGRSTRDFKDVDPGALDAELARRLGWAERRIELPAGRYETLLPPTAVGDLLIYQLWSSAARDAAEGRTVFSRPGGGTRVGETLSGLPLTLRSNPHEPGLESAPFVIAHSSGDDASVFDNGLPLGPTEWVREGKLERLVTTRHSAGLTGLPVAPGADNLILDAGGERSLDEMVASTGRGLLLTCLWYIREVDPATLLLTGLTRDGVYLVENGEVVGEVNNFRFNESPVGLLGRATEAGRTEKTLPREWGDWFTRAAMPALRVPDFNMSSVSQGV; encoded by the coding sequence ATGAGCGCTCGTACCACCAAGCCGCACGAGATCGTCGAGCGGGCGCTCGCGCTGTCCACGGCCGACGGCTGCGTCGTGATCGCCGACGAGCAGTCGTCGGCGAACCTCCGCTGGGCGGGCAACGCCCTGACCACCAACGGTGTGACCCGGGGGCGCACCCTCACCGTCGTCGCCACCGTGGACGGGGCCGAGGGCACGGCCTCCGGAGTGGTGTCCCGTTCGGCGGTGACCGCGGACGAGCTGGAGGCCGTCGTCCGGGCCGCCGAGGACGCCGCACGCGGCGCCGGGCCCGCGGAGGACGCGCAGCCCCTGGTGTCGGGCGTGCCCGCGTCCCCCGACTTCACCGACGCGCCGGCCGAGACCTCGTCCGCGGTCTTCACGGACTTCGCGCCGGCGCTGGGCGAGGCGTTCGCGCGGGCCCGCTCGGGCGGGCGCGAGCTCTACGGCTTCGCGAACCACGAGCTGACCTCGACGTACATCGGCACGTCCACCGGTCTGCGGCTGCGGCACGACCAGCCCACCGGCACGCTGGAGCTGAACGCCAAGTCGCCGGACCGCTCGCGCTCGGCGTGGGCCGGGCGTTCGACCCGGGACTTCAAGGACGTGGACCCCGGCGCGCTCGACGCCGAACTCGCCCGGCGCCTCGGCTGGGCCGAGCGCCGGATCGAGCTTCCGGCCGGCCGCTACGAGACGCTGCTGCCGCCCACCGCGGTGGGCGACCTGCTGATCTACCAGCTGTGGTCGTCGGCGGCCCGGGACGCGGCCGAGGGCCGCACGGTCTTCTCCCGGCCGGGCGGCGGCACCCGGGTCGGCGAGACGCTCTCCGGGCTGCCGCTCACGCTGCGCAGCAATCCGCACGAGCCGGGTCTGGAGTCGGCGCCGTTCGTGATCGCCCACTCGTCCGGCGACGACGCCTCGGTCTTCGACAACGGTCTGCCGCTGGGGCCGACGGAATGGGTGCGCGAGGGGAAGCTGGAGCGGCTCGTCACCACCCGCCACAGCGCCGGCCTGACCGGGCTGCCCGTCGCGCCGGGCGCGGACAACCTGATCCTGGACGCGGGCGGCGAGCGCTCGCTCGACGAGATGGTCGCCTCGACCGGGCGGGGCCTGCTGCTGACCTGCCTGTGGTACATCCGCGAGGTCGACCCGGCGACCCTGCTGCTGACCGGTCTGACCAGGGACGGTGTGTACCTCGTCGAGAACGGCGAGGTGGTCGGCGAGGTGAACAACTTCCGGTTCAACGAGTCGCCTGTCGGCCTGCTGGGCCGGGCCACCGAGGCCGGCCGGACGGAGAAGACCCTGCCCCGCGAGTGGGGCGACTGGTTCACCCGGGCCGCGATGCCCGCCCTGCGGGTGCCGGACTTCAACATGAGCTCGGTCAGCCAGGGCGTCTGA
- the tyrS gene encoding tyrosine--tRNA ligase, producing MTDIVDELTWRGLIAQSTDEDALRKALADGPVTFYCGFDPTAASLHVGHLVQVLTVRRLQQAGHRPLALVGGATGQIGDPRPTAERTLNDPETIRLWVDRLRSQIEPFLSFEGENAAIMVNNLDWTAGMSAIEFLRDIGKHFRVNKMLTKDSVARRLESEQGISYTEFSYQLLQGMDFLELYRRYGCVLQQGGSDQWGNLTAGLDLIHRLEPDAHVHALATPLMTKADGTKFGKSEGGALWLDPEMTTPYAFYQYWLNTDDRDISRFMRILSFRSRAELEELERQTEERPQARAAQRALAEELTTLVHGAAQCAAVVNASKALFGQGELAELDEATLRAALSELPHARVSELLPVVDLLTEVGLAPSRSGARRTVKEGGAYVNNVKVTAEDAVPDAADLLHGRWLVLRRGKRNLAAVEVSAG from the coding sequence GTGACGGACATCGTCGACGAGCTGACGTGGCGCGGGCTGATCGCCCAGTCCACGGACGAGGACGCATTGCGCAAGGCTCTCGCGGACGGCCCCGTCACGTTCTATTGCGGCTTCGACCCGACCGCGGCGTCCCTGCACGTGGGTCATCTGGTGCAGGTGCTGACCGTACGCCGCCTCCAGCAGGCGGGTCACCGTCCGCTGGCGCTGGTCGGCGGCGCGACCGGGCAGATCGGCGACCCGCGGCCCACGGCCGAGCGCACGCTCAACGACCCGGAGACCATCAGGCTGTGGGTGGACCGGCTGCGTTCACAGATCGAGCCCTTCCTCTCCTTCGAGGGGGAGAACGCCGCGATCATGGTGAACAACCTGGACTGGACCGCGGGCATGTCCGCGATCGAGTTCCTGCGGGACATCGGCAAGCACTTCCGGGTCAACAAGATGCTCACCAAGGACTCGGTCGCCCGCCGTCTCGAGTCCGAACAGGGCATCAGCTACACGGAGTTCAGCTACCAGCTGCTCCAGGGCATGGACTTCCTGGAGCTGTACCGGCGCTACGGCTGCGTGCTCCAGCAGGGCGGCAGCGACCAGTGGGGCAACCTGACCGCGGGCCTCGACCTGATCCACCGCCTGGAGCCGGACGCCCATGTCCACGCGCTGGCGACACCGCTGATGACGAAGGCGGACGGCACCAAGTTCGGCAAGTCCGAGGGCGGGGCGCTGTGGCTCGACCCGGAGATGACGACGCCGTACGCGTTCTACCAGTACTGGCTGAACACGGATGACCGGGACATCTCCCGGTTCATGCGCATCCTGTCCTTCCGTTCCCGCGCGGAGCTGGAGGAGCTGGAGCGGCAGACGGAGGAACGCCCGCAGGCCCGCGCCGCGCAGCGCGCGCTCGCGGAGGAGCTGACGACGCTGGTGCACGGGGCCGCCCAGTGCGCCGCGGTGGTGAACGCCTCCAAGGCGCTGTTCGGCCAGGGCGAGCTGGCGGAGCTGGACGAGGCGACGCTGCGCGCCGCCCTGTCGGAGCTGCCGCACGCCCGGGTGTCCGAGCTGCTGCCGGTCGTCGACCTGCTGACCGAGGTCGGCCTGGCGCCGAGCCGCTCGGGCGCGCGCCGCACCGTGAAGGAGGGCGGCGCCTACGTGAACAACGTGAAGGTGACCGCCGAGGACGCCGTGCCGGATGCCGCGGACCTGCTGCACGGGCGGTGGCTGGTGCTGCGCCGCGGCAAGCGGAACCTGGCGGCGGTCGAGGTCTCGGCCGGCTGA
- a CDS encoding TldD/PmbA family protein, translated as MPHDIDQSFLALPLRALADAALARARALGAEHADFRLERVRSASWRLRDAKPAGSSDTTDLGYAVRVVHGGAWGFASGVDMTMDAAARVAGQAVAMAKLSAKVIAAAGSDERVELADEPVHAEKTWISAYGINPFEVPDEEKTALLADFSARLLGADGVAHVDASLLTVQENKFYADTAGTVTTQQRVRLHPQLTAVAVDGTSGEFDSMRTVAPPAGRGWEYLTGTGWDWDAELEQIPGLLAEKMRAPSVEAGRYDLVVDPSNLWLTIHESIGHATELDRALGYEAAYAGTSFATFDQLGRLAYGSTVMNVTGDRTAEHGLATIGYDDEGVEAQSWDLVKDGTLVGYQLDRRIAKLTGLGRSNGCAFADSPSHVPVQRMANVSLRPDPGGLSTEDLIGGVERGIYVVGDRSWSIDMQRHNFQFTGQRFFRIENGRLAGQLRDVAYQATTTEFWGSMEQVGGPQTYVLGGAFNCGKAQPGQVAAVSHGCPSALFRGVNILNTTQEAGR; from the coding sequence GTGCCCCACGACATCGATCAATCGTTTCTCGCGCTGCCGTTGCGCGCGCTCGCCGACGCGGCGCTCGCCCGGGCCCGCGCGCTCGGCGCCGAGCACGCCGACTTCCGGCTGGAACGGGTGCGCAGCGCCTCGTGGCGGCTGCGCGACGCCAAGCCCGCCGGGTCGTCCGACACCACCGACCTGGGATACGCGGTGCGGGTGGTGCACGGCGGCGCCTGGGGATTCGCCTCCGGGGTCGACATGACCATGGACGCGGCCGCCAGGGTGGCGGGCCAGGCGGTGGCGATGGCGAAGCTGTCCGCGAAGGTGATCGCGGCCGCGGGCTCGGACGAGCGGGTGGAGCTGGCGGACGAGCCGGTGCACGCCGAGAAGACCTGGATCTCCGCCTACGGGATCAACCCCTTCGAGGTGCCGGACGAGGAGAAGACGGCCCTGCTGGCCGACTTCAGCGCGCGGCTGCTGGGTGCGGACGGCGTCGCGCACGTGGACGCCTCGCTGCTCACCGTGCAGGAGAACAAGTTCTACGCGGACACGGCGGGCACGGTCACCACGCAGCAGCGGGTGCGGCTGCACCCGCAGCTGACCGCCGTCGCCGTGGACGGCACCTCCGGCGAGTTCGACTCCATGCGCACCGTCGCACCGCCGGCCGGCCGGGGCTGGGAGTACCTGACGGGCACCGGCTGGGACTGGGACGCCGAGCTGGAGCAGATCCCGGGTCTGCTGGCGGAGAAGATGCGTGCCCCGAGCGTCGAGGCGGGCCGCTACGACCTGGTCGTCGACCCGTCGAACCTGTGGCTCACCATCCACGAGTCCATCGGCCACGCCACCGAGCTCGACCGCGCGCTCGGGTACGAGGCGGCGTACGCGGGCACCTCGTTCGCGACCTTCGACCAGCTGGGCAGGCTCGCCTACGGCTCGACCGTGATGAACGTGACCGGCGACCGCACCGCCGAGCACGGGCTGGCGACGATCGGCTACGACGACGAGGGCGTCGAGGCGCAGAGCTGGGACCTGGTGAAGGACGGTACGCTCGTCGGCTACCAGCTGGACCGCCGGATCGCGAAGCTCACCGGCCTCGGCCGCTCCAACGGCTGCGCCTTCGCCGACTCCCCCTCCCACGTGCCGGTGCAGCGGATGGCGAACGTCTCCCTCCGGCCGGACCCGGGCGGGCTGTCCACCGAGGACCTGATCGGCGGGGTGGAGCGCGGGATCTACGTCGTCGGCGACCGCTCCTGGTCGATCGACATGCAGCGCCACAACTTCCAGTTCACCGGGCAGCGCTTCTTCCGCATCGAGAACGGACGGCTGGCCGGACAGCTGCGGGACGTCGCGTACCAGGCGACGACGACCGAGTTCTGGGGGTCGATGGAACAGGTCGGCGGGCCGCAGACCTACGTCCTGGGCGGCGCGTTCAACTGCGGCAAGGCCCAGCCCGGCCAGGTCGCCGCGGTCTCACACGGCTGCCCGTCCGCCCTCTTCCGGGGCGTCAACATCTTGAACACCACCCAGGAGGCGGGGCGATGA